From the genome of Alteromonas stellipolaris:
GACGCAAACCGACGGCACTAATGTTATTACCGGTGAAGAAACGAATTTATCAACCCTTACTATCGTCACGCCTATTGCCAATGATGCGCAGACCCTAAGTTTCGAGCTAACAGTCACCGATAGTGAAGGTACCACCGACACGGAATCTGTCACTATTTTTGTGCAGTCAGAGTCAGACACGCTACCTGTGGTTGACGCAGGTTCTTCGCAAGGCGTTTTCAGCGGTGAAACTATTATACTAGATGGCGATGCCAGTACCAGTATTCCAAGCGCGTTACCTCTTACTTACGATTGGGAGCGTAGCAACAACGTATCTTCAACAACGCTACCTGTTAATGCAGCAGATGCAGCTACCTTAAGCCAAAACGTAGATATTCAAGCCATAGACGATGAAGATGACTTATCTACTTTTGCTATCGCGCCTGCGGTAACTGAATATACCGTAGTGGCTTACACATTAACTGTGACCGATGCCAACGGTAATCAAGTAGAAGACACCATTAATGTGGGCGTACGCCCCATGCCCACCCCGTTAATTAATGATACTGGCGTGTTGCAGCAAGCAACTAATAATGCGCTGACTGAAGCTCAACAAAATGAGTGGCCAGGTCAAGATGGTCAACGTGGTGCAGATGTTGTTGAGCAAAATGGATTAATTGAGAAAGCAGGAAGAGGCAAAGCGGGCTTCGATTATACCCGTTTGAATGCTAATGGTGATGAACAGGATGCCAGTGCAGATACGTGGTCATGCGTACGCGACAACGTAACGGGCTTAGTGTGGGAAGTGAAAACCGACGACGGCACACTGCAAGATAAAGACTACACTTATTCATGGTATAGCGACGATGTTAATGGTGGCTATGAAGGTGACTTAAGCGGTAGCGGTACGGTGTGCTCGCTGACTAGTTGTAATACGCAAGCCTATGTCACGGCACTTAATGCTCAAGGACTATGTGGGTTTTATGACTGGCGTATGCCAACTCATCAAGAGCTTTTCTCGCTCATGCATTTAGGCATCTCTGATAGCATGACCATTGATGAAGACTACTTTCCTTATACCGGTGTACTTTCAGCAAACCCAGTGTGGTACTGGACTTCTGTGCCTAGCGCTGACGGTGTAAACAGTGATGATGCGCAAAATGCATGGGCGCTGGATTTCGATTCTGGGGTAGATAACTTTTTAAATAAATCCTCGGCGGCAAAAGTGCGCTTAGTAAGAGCGGGGAGATAATCATGAAAATTTTAGCACCTGTATTAGCACCACTAGCAGCATCATTGATGTTAGTTTCTACTAGTTTGTCTGCACAAACCTGTTTGTCAGATGGGCTTGAAACCACACCGGATGAAGACTTTACCACCATCACCAGTAGTACGGTGTTACATGAGCCAACCGACTTGGTGTGGGAGCGCTGTGCAGAAGGCCAAACGTGGGACGGGTCTACCTGTGATGGCGAAGCGGTGAAGTACACGTGGCAGCAAGCCTTAAAATTAGCGCAAGCGGCCAGTGACGAAGACTTATTAGGCTGGCGACTTCCCAATGTTAAAGAACTTGCCACCATTGTTGAGCGTGATTGTGTACGCCCCGCTGTGAACAGCACTATGTTCCCCGAAACACCACCCGATGACTTCTGGACTTCTACTCCTTCAGTTGATGATCCTGATAGGGCTTGGGTAGTGGCTTTCTTCAATTCGAGCCATTCAATCAAAGAGAAAGATCGCTTTATTTACGTTAGATTGGTGCGAACGTACACAAACGATTAGCGAATAGGCGCAAACCTTCAGTTTATACTTTAGACTAGTGCTAAGGTTGTAAGGTAGGAAATGCGAAAGCGCGCACTTATAATGCGCGCTTTTCTTATTGCTAGCAGGCATCCATGTTTACCTTGATACTTCACCCTGATTTTTCGCAGTTTAGACTCATGTCACCTTCCTATTTGCGTGCAAGCTAGCCACAATAGTCTCATGAAATATTTTGAACGCCTTTTACTAGGTATTGTAAGCACCGTGCTACTTGTTGGGTGGGTTAAACCAGCCTCGGCAGAAATTGCGTGCAACATTGATTTTGCTTATGGCTTAGCTGTAAACGACACTCAACTTCGCGTTATGGAAAAGTCCCGCACACGGGTGCAAATTAACGATCAAACTCAGCTTTTTATTGATGGGCGTTGGCAGACCCTTTCCGCTGAACAAAGCGAGTGGTTAGGAGAGTACGCCCACGGTCTGCATTATGTGGTGCCTAAAATGATTGTTTTGGCTACCGAGGGTGTCGACTTAGCAGTAGATACTATTGAAAGTGTTTATCTAGGTTTAGTGGGAAGCGATCACGACAGCTACGAGCGCTTAAATAGCGCCATGAAGCGAGTAAAAGTAAGGGTTAAAGACAAGTTCCGTCATGCAAGTAATCACTATTTCATTGGCCCAGGATCGCTTGAAAGCGTGGACGATTTTGTTGATAGTGAGATTGAAGCCCAACTGGAAGAGGCTATTTCTACCTCGGTAGGTGGTATCTTGTCGGCTATTAGTGGTATTAATACCAACAGCGATGAAGTGAACAGTGAGAAGGTCGCTGAAATTACCCGTCAATTAGGCACGGTAGGTGAGCAGCTTGAAAGAGATATGAATAGCAAAGCAACCAGCCTGCGAAATAAAGCAGAGTGGATTTGTAACAAGCTAAAACGATTAGATGTTGCTGAAGAAAAGCTTCGCGCTTCAATTCCGGCACTGCAACCGTATAACCTCATTACTTCCCATTCCCCAGAAGAAACGGAATAGCAGGTAGCCTTGCGCTAGGCTCTGATAATTCAAGCCAACCCAAACCGTACTTATACAAAACAAGACAGTAACGTATTCAGGTAGCGCCTGCCTTTGGCGGTTACCTGCCAGTGGGTATCGGTAATATCGAGTAGCCCTTGGGTCTGTGCATCATCCAAAGCGTCTTGATATTCTTTTGTCAGTTCCACGCCAGTTAGTGCGGTGTAATCCTCAATAGGGCAGGGCTCTACCAATCTAAAGCGATTCATGAAGAATTCAAAAGGTAAGTCATCAGTTGGTACTTGAGTTTCAGTATCCAAGTAAGGGCGGGTTATTTCCATGTAGCCACGAGGATGTTTTAT
Proteins encoded in this window:
- a CDS encoding Lcl C-terminal domain-containing protein encodes the protein MLAACGGGGGDSDSGSGGGNSDLVINAGDDATVTEGASYSLSAVVSGGNEEYTYRWSASPSLTITHEDTSDSAASFEAPSVSSATEYTITVTVNDTGGNEASDLTVITVVPINIAPEAIIEVPEWDGLDANNFPGGVEVIFDGSSSTDDDAADDSASISDYSWTQTDGTNVITGEETNLSTLTIVTPIANDAQTLSFELTVTDSEGTTDTESVTIFVQSESDTLPVVDAGSSQGVFSGETIILDGDASTSIPSALPLTYDWERSNNVSSTTLPVNAADAATLSQNVDIQAIDDEDDLSTFAIAPAVTEYTVVAYTLTVTDANGNQVEDTINVGVRPMPTPLINDTGVLQQATNNALTEAQQNEWPGQDGQRGADVVEQNGLIEKAGRGKAGFDYTRLNANGDEQDASADTWSCVRDNVTGLVWEVKTDDGTLQDKDYTYSWYSDDVNGGYEGDLSGSGTVCSLTSCNTQAYVTALNAQGLCGFYDWRMPTHQELFSLMHLGISDSMTIDEDYFPYTGVLSANPVWYWTSVPSADGVNSDDAQNAWALDFDSGVDNFLNKSSAAKVRLVRAGR
- a CDS encoding Lcl C-terminal domain-containing protein, whose protein sequence is MKILAPVLAPLAASLMLVSTSLSAQTCLSDGLETTPDEDFTTITSSTVLHEPTDLVWERCAEGQTWDGSTCDGEAVKYTWQQALKLAQAASDEDLLGWRLPNVKELATIVERDCVRPAVNSTMFPETPPDDFWTSTPSVDDPDRAWVVAFFNSSHSIKEKDRFIYVRLVRTYTND
- a CDS encoding YggN family protein; the protein is MKYFERLLLGIVSTVLLVGWVKPASAEIACNIDFAYGLAVNDTQLRVMEKSRTRVQINDQTQLFIDGRWQTLSAEQSEWLGEYAHGLHYVVPKMIVLATEGVDLAVDTIESVYLGLVGSDHDSYERLNSAMKRVKVRVKDKFRHASNHYFIGPGSLESVDDFVDSEIEAQLEEAISTSVGGILSAISGINTNSDEVNSEKVAEITRQLGTVGEQLERDMNSKATSLRNKAEWICNKLKRLDVAEEKLRASIPALQPYNLITSHSPEETE